One window from the genome of Luteolibacter rhizosphaerae encodes:
- a CDS encoding sigma-70 family RNA polymerase sigma factor, which produces MPPEDTLQAEFVCLIARYQASLHAFIISLMPGLDGVDDVLQETNMVLWQKRETYQHGTDFRAWACTIARFKAMAHRRKVARLGMRSFEDDLLEMLASECEAAPEELDEKLRALEKCMGRLNEPERGLIEHRYATGAGLDEFAEQSGRPVESLRVSLFRIRAALRKCISSELALANLHL; this is translated from the coding sequence ATGCCCCCCGAGGATACCTTGCAAGCCGAGTTCGTCTGCCTGATCGCCCGCTATCAGGCGAGCCTGCACGCGTTCATCATCTCGCTGATGCCGGGGCTGGATGGGGTGGACGACGTGCTGCAGGAGACGAACATGGTACTGTGGCAGAAGCGGGAGACTTACCAGCACGGCACCGACTTCCGCGCATGGGCCTGCACCATCGCCCGCTTCAAGGCGATGGCCCACCGGCGGAAGGTCGCGCGACTGGGCATGCGCTCCTTCGAGGACGACCTGCTCGAAATGCTGGCCAGCGAGTGCGAGGCGGCACCGGAGGAGCTGGATGAAAAGCTGCGCGCGCTGGAGAAATGCATGGGCCGCCTGAACGAGCCGGAACGCGGGCTGATCGAGCACCGCTACGCCACCGGTGCAGGCCTCGATGAATTCGCGGAACAGTCCGGACGCCCGGTGGAATCCCTGCGCGTGAGCCTCTTCCGCATCCGCGCCGCGCTGCGCAAGTGCATCTCCTCGGAGCTCGCCCTCGCCAATCTGCACCTATGA
- a CDS encoding anti-sigma factor family protein — protein sequence MNRKELETELQAFFDGTLEEQKLDALQEVLRRDADARACYREYLLLHHALSFRAKGEELMPLPARTEQPAPPPAVARFPRRQLLATAAVLMLAAIAGAVAWSHAKRPPLRYVASPGTDISVSHEFETAQANPKSPYLEPGSRLEIGDGTMELQFASGVRGIVRGPASFTLARKDLLQIEKGTAWFQVPEKAAGFKVSTPDLILDEGAAEFGVISDPSFLSEVHVFGGSIEVTNRHGHKYRTRVPAGRAQAAADSGEWRDIPVRRARFLTSLPGVEPESNLIVGKEYSTTQYAYANEVSDDDLLLGIAPVTSGWRLQNDADPIELTDGIHGGGFEKNPGDKVQGTWTAVGATAEYQLGAGPQGGGFDLTMVRSIADWENVGFGNQAWTMEVKPVGGDWMPLTTVSYEPLNAQPLSGGGATKVTVTGKDGRLARGIEAIKVTAGRVPGSVGHGFVWRELDVFGTPAAPSGAGHTPPP from the coding sequence ATGAACCGCAAGGAACTGGAAACAGAGCTCCAGGCATTCTTCGACGGGACGCTGGAGGAGCAGAAGCTGGATGCGCTGCAGGAAGTGCTGCGCCGCGATGCGGACGCCCGCGCCTGCTACCGCGAGTATCTGCTGCTGCACCATGCCCTGAGCTTCCGCGCCAAGGGCGAGGAGTTGATGCCCCTGCCCGCTCGCACCGAACAGCCCGCGCCGCCTCCCGCAGTCGCCCGCTTTCCGCGCAGGCAGCTCCTCGCCACGGCGGCGGTGCTCATGCTGGCCGCCATCGCGGGGGCCGTGGCATGGAGTCACGCGAAGCGCCCGCCGCTACGCTACGTGGCGAGCCCCGGCACGGACATCAGCGTGAGCCATGAGTTCGAGACCGCGCAAGCGAACCCGAAGAGCCCCTACCTGGAGCCCGGCTCGCGCTTGGAGATCGGGGACGGCACCATGGAGCTGCAATTCGCCTCCGGCGTGCGCGGCATCGTGCGTGGCCCGGCCAGTTTCACTCTGGCACGCAAGGACCTGCTGCAGATCGAGAAGGGCACCGCATGGTTCCAAGTGCCGGAGAAGGCCGCGGGCTTCAAGGTCAGCACGCCGGACCTGATCCTGGACGAGGGTGCGGCGGAGTTCGGCGTGATCTCGGATCCCTCCTTCCTCTCGGAGGTGCACGTCTTCGGCGGCAGCATCGAGGTGACGAACCGCCACGGGCACAAGTATCGCACCCGCGTGCCGGCGGGCCGGGCACAGGCCGCGGCGGATAGCGGCGAGTGGCGCGACATCCCGGTGCGGCGCGCGCGCTTCCTGACCAGCCTGCCCGGCGTAGAGCCGGAATCGAACCTGATCGTGGGCAAGGAATACAGCACCACGCAGTATGCCTATGCCAACGAGGTGAGCGACGACGACCTGCTGTTAGGCATCGCACCGGTCACCAGCGGCTGGCGCTTGCAGAACGATGCCGATCCGATCGAGCTCACCGATGGCATCCACGGCGGCGGCTTCGAGAAGAACCCCGGCGACAAGGTGCAGGGCACATGGACCGCGGTGGGAGCCACCGCCGAGTATCAACTGGGCGCGGGCCCGCAGGGTGGCGGCTTCGATCTCACCATGGTGCGCTCGATCGCGGATTGGGAGAATGTCGGCTTCGGCAACCAGGCATGGACCATGGAGGTGAAGCCGGTGGGCGGCGATTGGATGCCGCTCACCACCGTAAGCTACGAGCCGCTGAATGCCCAGCCCCTGAGCGGCGGCGGTGCCACCAAGGTCACGGTCACCGGCAAGGACGGGCGGCTCGCCCGCGGGATCGAGGCGATCAAGGTCACGGCTGGCCGCGTACCCGGTTCGGTGGGCCACGGCTTCGTTTGGCGGGAGCTGGATGTCTTCGGCACGCCCGCCGCTCCGAGCGGGGCAGGACACACGCCACCGCCGTGA
- a CDS encoding PVC-type heme-binding CxxCH protein encodes MHRSVLLLGLLPLSALHAEAAFELRDGDRVAFLGDAFAEREQYEGWIEMAATTRFPDRAVTFRNLGWSADTPAGDSRCGLSLLQAGHEPAGEGWRQLQNQLTTYKPTLLITGYGMASSLAGGQTPEEFRRDFTRLLDHAATLPGLRVWVSGAPPRFLREGETDATPEVRQHRESLAAINAVMKEIADQRRLPFVSLDGLAAKKGLSDNGIHLTSAGYQAAAREIEQQLGWPAGKWDKGDNAAALRRAILRKNEWFFHRSRPANMAYIFGFRKAEQGRNAGEIDAFDKLVEEEEKRIAQMRGLTKSLPDPQRRTESAVAANTKQPHPKFTVADDYEVTLWAENPLMHKPTQMNFDEHGRLWVASSETYPQVEVGQTADDKVLILEDKNGDGKAETSTVFAEGMLMPTAILPGDGGCYVGQSTDLLHFKDTNGDGKADTRTRVLSGFGTEDTHHNLHTLRRGPDGKLWMNQSIYTRTDTETPNGLMRLKSGGIMKFDPRADKIETVFYGWCNAWGHQFDKYGQSFVTDGAGGGGINWAVPGAMYFTYAGAEKTLDSISPGSYPKFCGLEIIESPNFPAEWQGNMITCDFRAQRVVRFSVTESGSGYAAQEVGDLLRSTDVNFRPIDVKIGPDGALYIADWSNPIINHGEVDFRDPRRDREHGRIWRVQKKGATLTPKRDLAKLPDAELLGLLTSDHRHEREQAMVVLTSRSKDAAFVKTAEAWAASAKDSRAKLAALWLTQGMDRSDFDLLGRTMQDDDPKVRAAAVRVAGSWLDEMGKAKAGALLTAAAQDAHPRVRLEAVRVLSKIEDVRAMDAALKALDQPTDRFLDYALWLNVRSEGNAWINALLGSKLPLEGRDNALAFVLANLPKGAGIEGVRKLMPQTLPRDGSGPWIGLALKTKDPHLTTPVYSQALQGGFEPAVTAKILSAMVRDFPDVGALPAAADALRKLFNHSDPELASAALRLAGAAKNQALQADLVAVASGSSAPARLRIAALEGLSYDSSGSARDVLLGVVKSDASVDIKGSAALALARSHRGDAIAAIREVIPGLSDNAVARAFWQQALSISGLSGELAKSFASQPLAAEVAALNLPAVPDIDEHAPLVKALREQAGAAAMSGPSADSVQRIAKLAAEKGDAARGEMIYRQPALACAACHAIGGAGGKVGPDMTSIGASAPIDYLVESVLLPGAKVKEGYHSVIFETKDGRTIIGRLLRSGGGSLVVSDAAGTETTLSEDAILKKTDTGSLMPAGLINSLGEQEQADLFKFISQLGKPGPYDATKSRAPRVWAVMPVNGEPSQAVMAGDAAQPWVSITGTVNGTLLASDVSAMTGAANEVLAATKLELSAPAEVSFSFPADAKPTGFWVDGKPVEGGKVSLAAGAHRIVLRAPLAAGKVRFEASAGTFLPTW; translated from the coding sequence ATGCACCGTTCCGTCTTGCTCCTCGGCCTCCTGCCCTTGTCCGCACTCCATGCGGAAGCCGCCTTCGAACTCCGCGATGGCGATCGCGTGGCCTTCTTGGGCGATGCCTTCGCCGAGCGCGAGCAATACGAGGGCTGGATCGAAATGGCAGCAACCACCCGCTTCCCGGACCGTGCGGTGACTTTCCGGAATCTCGGCTGGAGCGCGGATACCCCGGCGGGCGATTCGCGCTGCGGGCTGAGCCTGCTGCAGGCCGGGCATGAGCCTGCGGGCGAGGGCTGGCGTCAGCTCCAGAACCAGCTCACCACCTACAAGCCCACGCTGCTGATCACTGGCTACGGGATGGCCTCCTCGCTAGCCGGTGGTCAGACGCCGGAGGAATTCCGCCGCGACTTCACCCGCCTACTGGATCACGCCGCCACCCTGCCGGGCCTGCGCGTGTGGGTCTCCGGTGCGCCGCCGCGCTTCCTGCGTGAGGGCGAGACCGATGCCACGCCGGAGGTCCGCCAGCACCGTGAATCCCTCGCCGCGATCAATGCGGTGATGAAGGAGATCGCCGATCAGCGCCGCTTGCCCTTCGTCTCGCTCGACGGGCTGGCCGCGAAGAAGGGGCTTTCCGACAATGGAATCCACCTCACCAGCGCCGGTTACCAAGCCGCTGCGCGCGAGATCGAGCAGCAGCTCGGCTGGCCCGCGGGCAAATGGGACAAGGGCGACAATGCCGCCGCGCTGCGCCGTGCGATCCTGCGCAAGAACGAGTGGTTCTTCCACCGCTCCCGCCCTGCGAACATGGCCTACATCTTCGGCTTCCGGAAGGCGGAGCAGGGCCGCAACGCAGGCGAGATCGATGCCTTCGACAAGCTGGTGGAAGAGGAAGAGAAGCGCATCGCCCAGATGCGCGGGCTGACCAAGTCGCTGCCGGATCCGCAGCGCCGCACGGAATCCGCGGTGGCCGCGAATACCAAGCAGCCGCATCCCAAGTTCACCGTGGCGGATGACTACGAGGTCACGCTGTGGGCGGAGAATCCGCTGATGCACAAGCCGACCCAGATGAACTTCGACGAGCACGGCCGCCTTTGGGTCGCCAGCTCGGAGACCTACCCGCAGGTGGAGGTCGGTCAGACGGCGGACGACAAGGTGCTGATCCTTGAGGACAAGAACGGCGACGGTAAGGCGGAGACCTCCACGGTCTTCGCGGAAGGCATGCTGATGCCCACCGCGATCCTGCCGGGTGATGGCGGCTGCTACGTGGGCCAGAGCACCGACCTGCTGCACTTCAAGGACACCAATGGCGATGGCAAGGCGGACACCCGCACGCGGGTGCTCAGCGGCTTCGGCACGGAAGACACCCACCACAATCTCCACACCCTGCGCCGCGGGCCGGATGGCAAGCTGTGGATGAACCAGAGCATTTACACCCGCACCGATACCGAAACGCCGAACGGACTGATGCGCCTGAAGAGCGGCGGCATCATGAAGTTCGACCCGCGCGCGGACAAGATCGAGACCGTCTTCTATGGCTGGTGCAATGCCTGGGGCCACCAGTTCGACAAGTATGGCCAGTCCTTCGTGACGGATGGCGCGGGCGGCGGCGGCATCAACTGGGCCGTGCCCGGCGCGATGTACTTCACCTATGCCGGAGCGGAGAAGACGCTGGATAGCATCAGCCCCGGCTCCTACCCGAAGTTCTGCGGGCTGGAGATCATCGAGTCCCCGAATTTCCCGGCGGAGTGGCAGGGGAACATGATCACCTGCGACTTCCGCGCGCAGCGCGTGGTCCGCTTCAGCGTGACGGAGAGCGGCTCTGGCTACGCCGCGCAAGAGGTGGGCGACCTGCTGCGCTCTACGGATGTGAACTTCCGCCCCATCGACGTGAAGATCGGCCCGGATGGCGCGCTCTACATCGCCGACTGGTCGAACCCGATCATCAACCACGGCGAGGTGGACTTCCGCGACCCGCGCCGCGACCGCGAGCACGGCCGCATCTGGCGCGTGCAGAAGAAGGGTGCGACCCTCACGCCCAAGCGTGATCTCGCCAAGCTTCCCGATGCCGAGCTGTTAGGCCTTCTCACCAGCGATCATCGCCACGAGCGCGAGCAGGCGATGGTGGTTCTTACAAGTCGTTCGAAAGATGCGGCATTCGTGAAGACCGCCGAAGCATGGGCCGCATCCGCAAAGGACAGCCGCGCCAAGCTCGCGGCGCTCTGGTTGACCCAAGGCATGGATCGTTCGGACTTCGATTTGTTAGGTCGGACGATGCAGGATGACGACCCCAAGGTCCGCGCTGCGGCAGTGCGCGTGGCAGGCTCTTGGCTTGATGAGATGGGCAAGGCCAAGGCAGGTGCCTTGCTGACGGCAGCAGCGCAAGATGCTCATCCCCGGGTGCGTCTTGAGGCGGTCCGTGTCCTCTCCAAGATTGAGGATGTCCGCGCAATGGATGCTGCCCTCAAGGCCTTGGATCAACCGACCGACCGCTTTCTCGACTATGCTCTCTGGCTGAACGTGCGCAGTGAAGGGAACGCATGGATCAACGCGTTGCTTGGCAGCAAGCTACCTCTCGAAGGTCGCGACAACGCTCTAGCCTTCGTGCTGGCGAATCTGCCCAAGGGCGCAGGTATCGAAGGAGTACGCAAGCTGATGCCGCAGACTCTCCCTCGCGATGGCTCCGGACCGTGGATCGGACTTGCGCTGAAAACCAAGGATCCGCACCTGACGACACCGGTCTATTCCCAGGCACTCCAAGGGGGATTCGAGCCTGCGGTGACAGCAAAGATCTTGAGCGCGATGGTGCGTGACTTCCCGGATGTCGGAGCGCTGCCGGCTGCCGCCGACGCCCTGCGCAAGCTTTTCAATCATTCCGACCCGGAATTGGCTTCAGCCGCATTGCGCTTGGCGGGCGCTGCGAAGAATCAGGCCCTGCAGGCCGATCTGGTCGCGGTGGCAAGCGGTAGTAGTGCTCCGGCAAGACTGCGTATCGCTGCATTGGAGGGCCTCTCATACGATAGCTCCGGGTCGGCCCGCGATGTCTTGTTGGGGGTGGTGAAGTCAGATGCTTCGGTGGATATCAAGGGCAGCGCTGCGCTTGCTTTGGCGCGTTCGCATCGCGGCGATGCCATCGCGGCGATCCGCGAGGTGATTCCGGGTCTTTCGGATAACGCCGTCGCCCGTGCCTTCTGGCAGCAGGCGCTTTCCATCAGCGGGCTATCCGGCGAGCTGGCTAAGTCCTTCGCATCCCAACCTCTCGCCGCGGAGGTGGCCGCGCTGAACCTGCCCGCCGTGCCGGACATCGATGAGCATGCACCGCTGGTGAAGGCCCTGCGCGAGCAAGCCGGTGCCGCCGCGATGAGCGGACCGTCTGCCGATAGCGTCCAGCGCATCGCGAAGCTGGCCGCGGAGAAGGGCGATGCCGCGCGCGGCGAGATGATCTATCGCCAACCCGCGCTGGCCTGTGCCGCGTGCCACGCCATCGGCGGGGCAGGGGGGAAGGTCGGCCCGGACATGACCTCGATCGGTGCGAGCGCACCCATCGACTATCTGGTGGAGTCCGTGCTGCTGCCCGGCGCGAAGGTGAAGGAGGGCTATCACTCCGTTATCTTCGAAACCAAGGACGGACGCACCATCATCGGTCGCCTGCTGCGCAGCGGCGGCGGCAGCCTGGTGGTGAGCGATGCCGCGGGCACCGAGACGACCCTGAGCGAAGACGCGATTCTCAAGAAGACCGACACAGGCAGCCTGATGCCTGCGGGCCTGATCAACTCGCTCGGCGAGCAGGAGCAGGCGGACCTCTTCAAGTTCATCTCCCAGCTCGGCAAGCCGGGGCCCTACGATGCGACCAAGAGCCGTGCCCCGCGCGTGTGGGCGGTGATGCCCGTGAATGGCGAGCCTTCGCAAGCCGTCATGGCGGGTGACGCGGCACAGCCATGGGTGAGCATCACCGGCACTGTGAATGGCACGCTGCTCGCCTCCGATGTGAGCGCCATGACCGGCGCGGCGAATGAAGTGCTGGCCGCCACGAAGCTGGAACTCTCCGCGCCTGCGGAAGTCAGCTTCAGCTTCCCTGCCGATGCGAAGCCGACCGGCTTCTGGGTCGATGGCAAGCCGGTGGAGGGAGGCAAGGTTTCCCTGGCTGCTGGCGCCCATCGGATCGTCCTGCGCGCCCCGCTAGCTGCTGGCAAGGTCCGCTTCGAAGCCTCTGCCGGGACCTTCCTGCCGACTTGGTGA
- a CDS encoding anthrax toxin lethal factor-related metalloendopeptidase encodes MKLLLLALLCASLAHAAPCQTREICGWQVHLREDLMAAKGAETEKALGLLERQLKEIEKVVPAGPLAELRKVPLWFTSGYEGIPPRAEYHPGAKWLADNGRDPAMAKGVEFTNVTIFEAETRRMPNFALHELAHAYHDRVLGFDEARIAAAYAKAKESGSYAKVERRDAEGRSSHAPAYAMTNPQEYFAETTEAYFSRNDFFPFTRAELEKHDPGMFKLLGQIWATPASP; translated from the coding sequence ATGAAGCTCCTCTTGCTCGCCCTGCTCTGTGCTTCCCTCGCCCATGCCGCGCCCTGCCAGACCCGTGAGATCTGCGGCTGGCAGGTCCACCTGCGCGAGGATCTGATGGCCGCGAAAGGAGCGGAGACCGAGAAGGCGCTGGGCCTGCTGGAGCGCCAGCTCAAGGAAATCGAGAAGGTGGTGCCTGCCGGACCGCTGGCGGAACTGCGCAAGGTGCCGCTGTGGTTCACCTCCGGGTATGAGGGCATCCCGCCGCGGGCCGAGTATCACCCCGGCGCGAAATGGCTGGCGGACAACGGCCGCGACCCGGCGATGGCGAAGGGCGTGGAGTTCACCAACGTGACCATCTTCGAGGCGGAGACCCGCCGCATGCCGAACTTCGCCCTGCACGAGCTGGCCCATGCCTACCATGACCGGGTGCTCGGCTTCGATGAGGCCCGCATCGCCGCCGCCTACGCCAAGGCCAAGGAATCCGGCAGCTATGCCAAGGTGGAGCGCCGCGATGCCGAGGGCCGCAGCAGCCACGCCCCGGCCTACGCGATGACCAATCCGCAGGAATACTTCGCCGAAACCACCGAGGCCTACTTCTCCCGGAACGACTTCTTCCCCTTCACCCGGGCGGAGCTGGAGAAGCACGATCCCGGGATGTTCAAGCTGCTGGGGCAGATCTGGGCGACGCCGGCATCGCCCTAA
- a CDS encoding tetratricopeptide repeat protein: protein MTRSPIRFTGRACLLACACGVVFGPADALAQEREIPLAPLRKTDAPANFDPADVYFQGWLLSRDAEKLQAEKKYSEALEKLQRSRELFDSVATYFPMWRREMVGGRRAQTQETIDKVAPLAIKEEDEKRRDMAMLEGGVITGEPPKPLNGGMPAAPVPPAQKVETFETSRIAELEKHVQELQKQLAQKPDPAKDSSSRDADRARDMGKQRDIAQSQLKQANDELNRLRAKFATAPMQEEMQALHNKIQSLERDRAATAQALGRSQDETRTAKEQVAALQAERARLLQQTADLQRNLEAERKVQNDVIAGQQKQLREFQEQLRTANDKLAGANQKIASLENQLGKVREDFQALRAERDNLMRERDQMSALLKLNEGSQIQTLIDQNMALGKQLREAGEKLDRVNQDNNANQDALIEATRDLAIAKQNINDLKREKISQDKRMLDMEARLRGEDQQLAESGGDPAEVEMLRGIIQKQIRIQKANRDRAAMLMEVARDKAQKDEKLDEALKQLTEEELVLTPEEMNLIGGRKVDGEFISPVTRPKSEVDANVARLEQQNMPYTDAARRAFINQRFESSRELFEMVLESNPGDTDTRCKLGVVQLRLQDPALAADTFRRATELDTSNPYAHRMLGYSLMQTGDLDEALKAYQEGVKLAPTNAEGRLLLGNLLMNVGKDAEAEEELKSAVTYDDAMYWSHLNLAHLYAKQGKKKQAAESYRNAMDRGAPPDLELEKSIGQNGQ from the coding sequence ATGACCCGGAGCCCGATCCGCTTCACCGGCCGCGCGTGCCTGCTTGCTTGTGCCTGTGGCGTGGTCTTCGGGCCCGCCGACGCGCTGGCGCAAGAGCGGGAGATCCCGCTCGCACCGCTCCGCAAGACGGATGCTCCGGCGAATTTCGATCCGGCGGATGTCTATTTCCAAGGCTGGCTGCTGTCCCGCGATGCCGAGAAGCTGCAGGCGGAGAAGAAGTATTCCGAAGCTCTGGAAAAGCTCCAGCGCTCGCGCGAACTCTTCGATAGCGTGGCCACCTACTTCCCCATGTGGAGACGCGAGATGGTCGGCGGCCGCCGCGCCCAGACCCAGGAGACGATCGACAAGGTCGCCCCGCTCGCGATCAAGGAGGAGGACGAGAAGCGCCGCGACATGGCCATGCTGGAAGGCGGCGTGATCACCGGTGAGCCGCCCAAGCCGCTCAATGGCGGGATGCCCGCCGCGCCGGTTCCCCCGGCCCAGAAGGTGGAGACTTTCGAGACCAGCCGCATCGCCGAACTGGAGAAGCACGTGCAGGAGCTGCAGAAGCAACTCGCCCAGAAGCCGGACCCGGCCAAGGACTCGTCCAGCCGCGATGCCGACCGCGCCCGCGACATGGGCAAGCAGCGCGATATCGCCCAATCGCAGCTCAAGCAGGCGAACGACGAACTGAACCGCCTGCGGGCGAAGTTCGCCACGGCGCCGATGCAGGAGGAGATGCAGGCGCTGCACAACAAGATCCAATCGCTGGAGCGCGACCGCGCCGCCACGGCCCAAGCCCTCGGCCGCAGCCAGGACGAAACCCGCACGGCGAAGGAACAGGTGGCCGCACTCCAGGCCGAACGCGCGCGCCTACTGCAGCAGACCGCCGACTTGCAGCGCAATCTCGAAGCCGAGCGCAAGGTCCAGAACGACGTGATCGCCGGCCAGCAGAAGCAGCTGCGTGAATTTCAGGAGCAGCTCCGCACCGCGAACGACAAGCTCGCCGGGGCCAACCAGAAGATCGCCTCGCTGGAAAACCAGCTCGGCAAGGTGCGAGAGGACTTCCAGGCACTCCGCGCCGAGCGCGACAACCTGATGCGTGAGCGCGATCAGATGTCCGCCCTGCTCAAGCTGAACGAGGGCAGCCAGATCCAGACGCTGATCGACCAGAACATGGCGCTCGGCAAGCAGCTCCGCGAAGCCGGGGAGAAGCTTGATCGGGTCAACCAGGACAACAACGCCAACCAGGACGCGCTGATCGAAGCCACCCGCGACCTCGCGATCGCTAAGCAGAACATCAACGACCTGAAACGCGAGAAGATCTCCCAGGACAAGCGCATGCTCGACATGGAGGCCCGCCTCCGCGGCGAGGACCAGCAGCTTGCCGAAAGCGGTGGCGACCCCGCCGAGGTGGAGATGCTGCGCGGGATTATCCAGAAGCAGATCCGCATCCAGAAGGCGAACCGCGATCGCGCCGCCATGCTGATGGAAGTGGCCCGCGACAAGGCGCAGAAAGACGAGAAGCTGGATGAAGCCCTCAAGCAGCTCACCGAGGAGGAGCTAGTGCTCACGCCGGAAGAGATGAATCTGATCGGCGGCCGCAAGGTGGATGGTGAATTCATCTCGCCCGTGACCCGCCCGAAGAGCGAGGTGGATGCGAACGTCGCCCGCCTGGAGCAGCAGAACATGCCCTACACGGATGCCGCCCGCCGCGCTTTCATAAACCAGCGCTTCGAATCGAGCCGCGAGCTCTTCGAGATGGTGCTGGAGAGCAACCCGGGCGATACCGACACGCGCTGCAAGCTGGGTGTGGTGCAGCTCCGCCTGCAGGATCCGGCGCTGGCCGCCGATACCTTCCGCCGCGCGACCGAGCTCGATACTTCCAACCCCTACGCCCACCGCATGCTCGGCTACTCGCTGATGCAGACGGGCGATCTGGATGAAGCGCTCAAGGCCTATCAGGAAGGCGTGAAGCTCGCGCCGACCAACGCGGAAGGACGTTTGCTGCTCGGCAACCTGCTGATGAACGTGGGCAAGGACGCCGAGGCCGAGGAGGAACTGAAGTCAGCCGTCACCTACGACGATGCGATGTATTGGTCGCACCTGAACCTCGCCCACCTCTACGCGAAGCAGGGCAAGAAGAAGCAGGCGGCGGAGAGCTATCGCAATGCGATGGACCGCGGTGCCCCGCCGGATCTGGAGCTGGAGAAGTCGATCGGCCAAAACGGCCAGTGA
- the nagB gene encoding glucosamine-6-phosphate deaminase — protein MTDSLPVRVFADRTEASRTLALEVAALVRAINDSGRSAVLGLATGRTPLPFYAELIRLHEQGELSFAQVITFNLDEYLGLAGEHPESYRAFMSRELFDHVDIPAENIHIPDGTVSPEDLSAHCAAYEAAIRNAGGIDFQLLGIGRTGHIGFNEPGSPRDSRTRKVELDPITRQDAAPAFGGLDQVPEHAISMGCGTILEARKIALLAWGKAKATIVREALTGPVTDQVSASFLQEHADATFYLDAEAGSEL, from the coding sequence ATGACTGACTCTCTCCCGGTCCGGGTTTTCGCCGATCGCACCGAGGCCAGCCGCACGCTGGCGCTTGAAGTGGCGGCGCTAGTACGCGCCATCAACGACAGCGGCCGCAGCGCCGTGCTCGGCCTCGCAACCGGTCGCACTCCCCTGCCCTTCTACGCGGAACTCATCCGCCTGCATGAGCAGGGAGAGCTGTCCTTTGCCCAAGTCATCACCTTCAATCTCGACGAGTATCTCGGTCTGGCCGGCGAGCATCCGGAGAGCTATCGCGCCTTCATGAGCCGCGAGCTCTTCGATCACGTGGACATCCCGGCGGAGAACATCCACATCCCGGACGGCACGGTGTCCCCGGAGGATCTCTCAGCCCACTGCGCGGCCTACGAGGCGGCCATCCGGAACGCAGGCGGGATCGACTTCCAGTTGCTCGGCATCGGGCGCACGGGACACATCGGCTTCAACGAACCGGGATCGCCGCGGGACAGCCGCACCCGCAAGGTGGAGCTCGACCCCATCACCCGTCAGGACGCGGCACCGGCCTTCGGTGGCTTGGACCAAGTGCCGGAGCACGCCATCTCGATGGGCTGCGGCACCATCCTCGAAGCGCGCAAGATCGCCCTGCTCGCCTGGGGCAAGGCCAAGGCCACCATCGTCCGCGAAGCTCTCACCGGCCCCGTGACGGACCAAGTCAGCGCCTCCTTCCTGCAGGAGCACGCCGACGCGACCTTCTACCTCGACGCGGAAGCGGGCTCGGAGCTGTAG
- a CDS encoding sugar phosphate isomerase/epimerase family protein → MNRRSFLLSSAASSLALAPSSSLLAALAKDNAYRANIGIQLYTLRDALSKDAAGTLKKVAEAGYKQVELYGFPNCQPLIDGAKAAGLAINSAHFEWDSVINPKDEAMSDFKKIVARAKELGIGNLVIPYLQDNVRKTLADYKKIAANANKAAAIAKKEGIQLSYHNHAFEFEPKEGGKTGYDVFIEEFSADMQFEIDVFWVKVAAKDPAELITKLSGRVSQLHLKDLKKDTKVPEFGNLPADAFKELGNGMIPMEPIIEAASKAGVKHCHVEQDQSPDALASIKQSIDYLAKL, encoded by the coding sequence ATGAATCGCCGGTCTTTCCTGCTTTCGTCCGCCGCCAGCTCGCTCGCCCTCGCTCCGTCCTCCAGCCTGCTGGCTGCACTGGCGAAGGACAATGCCTACCGGGCGAATATCGGGATCCAGCTCTACACGCTGCGGGACGCGCTTTCCAAGGATGCCGCGGGCACGCTGAAGAAAGTGGCGGAAGCCGGCTACAAGCAGGTGGAGCTCTACGGCTTCCCGAATTGCCAGCCGCTGATCGATGGCGCGAAGGCCGCGGGGCTGGCGATCAACTCCGCTCACTTTGAGTGGGACAGCGTGATCAACCCGAAGGACGAGGCGATGAGCGACTTCAAGAAGATCGTGGCCCGTGCGAAGGAGCTCGGCATTGGCAATCTGGTAATCCCTTACCTGCAGGATAACGTCCGCAAGACGCTGGCCGACTACAAGAAGATCGCGGCGAACGCGAACAAGGCCGCGGCGATTGCGAAGAAGGAAGGCATCCAGCTCTCCTATCACAATCACGCCTTCGAGTTCGAGCCGAAGGAAGGCGGCAAGACCGGCTACGATGTCTTCATCGAGGAGTTCTCCGCGGACATGCAGTTCGAAATCGACGTGTTCTGGGTAAAGGTGGCCGCGAAGGATCCTGCCGAGCTCATCACCAAGCTCTCCGGTCGGGTCTCGCAGCTGCACCTGAAGGATCTCAAGAAGGACACGAAGGTGCCGGAGTTCGGCAACCTGCCGGCGGATGCCTTCAAGGAACTCGGCAACGGCATGATCCCGATGGAGCCGATCATTGAGGCGGCTTCCAAGGCAGGGGTGAAGCACTGCCACGTCGAGCAGGATCAGTCGCCGGATGCGCTCGCGAGCATCAAGCAGAGCATCGATTATCTGGCGAAGCTCTAA